The genome window ctgtcacccatgttagggtgggctttggtgatgcagctgtctttgagtcatttctgtacCTGTATGGAACCCCAATAAAGCTCATTggtcaccaagttggactttgttggtatctgtactttggtttGTTGTGGGTTCCCTTTCGGGGATGAATAGATGAGTGTTTTATCTCCCAAGGAAAAGTtttgttatatatacacacacacacacacacactttatacaaaagattacaaaaaacaaaacataaggcTCAGCTAATTCCCTTAGCAGGGTGGCTCAAGCATTTTCCACATTTAGATGTTAGCACTctgttgattgtgtgtgtattAAGTTGTGAGTAACAAgtatgaggtcagaggacaaccttcaggaTTTGGCTCTTACCTTCTTTATTTTTGGATCAGGGTACGTAGCCTTGGATGGCTTGGTCTACCCTGTAGAACAGACTGAGCTCAACCCAGACTCTGCCtgccacatgctgggattaaaggtgtacctcAAGGGTCTCATTTGtctcaggttcctgcctccagtcttGCTTTAGTCTAGGAACCCCAGCAGGTGGCATGTCAACCTGCTGACCTTCAAGGCCAATTACTGTTTAATTATGGTAAGAGATCCTCCTAGCTTCTGGGAGGGTGAGACAGGATTGCCAAGGGTTTGAGATTCCGCTGAGTTATGCAGGAAAATCctctcaaaaccaaccaatcaaccaaccaaccaaccaaaaaaaaaaaaaaaaaaccaaaccaaataaactaTGAAAGCAAAACCTCAAAAACtccaaccaaaaaacaacaacaaaacccgaAAAGCTTGAAGGGCACTTTACTGGAGCAAGTTTAAGGTACAGGCCCCCAACTGTGTAATTTCTGTCAAGCCATTCAAATAAAGTAGTTTATGTCCTAAGACAGTGCACTTAACGAACAGATTCTCCCCCTCCTTGTCCAGTGGACAGAGAACACCTTGAAGAAGCTGGGTCTTTGGAAGAGGTGTCTCCTGGGAGGCTAGGAATCACTTGGAAAGACTGGGGAGCATCCTTATCCACTCAAAGTGTGGCTTGATTTTCTTGTAGTGGTTGTCTAGGTCCAGGGCTCTGGGAATCAGCTTTCCCCACCCATCCCACCATCCTAGTGGGTGTTTCCAACAAAGAACCTGCATTGCACTGTGAGGTTTATGTTGAGCAAACAGCATACCAGTGGGCAGTTCTTACACAATGGTAAGATACTAAATGCTCTGGGCAGCTGAAGGACTGAACCaggcctcctctttctcttcctcagtgcAGTTTCCCTGAACTGGACAGAAGTGTTTTGGAAACCCAGTGTAATCTACATTCCCATCAGGTGACACTGTTTAATCTAACACTCCCTCTTTTATAAGTGACAATAGCTCCGGGGACACCCAGGCTCAGGCTTTGAACTTTTCTGGTAGAAAGGGCTTTTGCAACTCCATAGACTTTTCTTTGGTGGCCTTTCCACTCTTCCAGCTATGCCTGTCAGAACAGGTAACCGAGTGCCGCCTCCAGGGAGGGGCCCATCAGGGGAGAGTCATTGACCTTGGCTGAACGAGTTTGTTAGGCGGCACAGTCTATAGCTGTGAAGATTACTTCAAATGATACTTTGAAAATTTATGTTGAAGCACTTAAAGGAAGACCACTGCTTGACAAGAATACATATGTTTCCAAATGTTTTGACAACTTGAAACTAGAACCTTTCACCAAAGAAGGttgcaaagtatttttaaagatagtaaCAGAAAAGCAGAGATTCAAGATATATGTTAGAATTAAAAGGAAGGCTGCCTCTTACGGCCCAGTTTTTTGAAAGACTCAGGAAAGTCACcgcagtattttaaaaatcctcGGCGCTCCCGCAGCCACATTTTGATATTATTGGGCAGCCAAACTGTACTTCAGAAATCGCCTTCACGTGCCAGACGCATGCAGAAAGTAGAGAATATAAACTCCCGTGGATATCACCCCGCGGTGCACACTTAGTGAACATTCATTCTGTCTATGGCTTTATTTTCGCGCAATGAGAACTGATCCATCAAACCTTCCCGATAGACCCCTCGGACAAGTCGCACATTTGGGCGCACAAACTTCAATTTCAGCTTTGCGTTTTCACCAAACCCCTCTCGCCGTGTGCGCTGCGCGTGTCCCCACGCGCGGTGCTCCGGGTCCCATCCTAGAACTCGCTCACGGCAGGCGAAACACCTTTCCAGGTACGCTCCGGAGCCGGCGTGTTTACGCGCATCCAAGTGTGCGGCACTTTGCACGCGGAGTCCATGGGGAGCCCGCGCCGAGCTCCCGCACCTGCCCGCCGCCTCCGGGGGGATCGAGCGGCCGCGGCTCGTAGGATTGCTGCGGGCGAAGGGACCCGAGCGCCACCCAAGCCGCGGGACAGCCCCGGGCTGCGGGCTCTGGAAGGAAGGCGCGGCGAGCCCAGCCCCCAGCGccgcgagcgagcgagcgagcgagNNNNNNNNNNNNNNNNNNNNNNNNNNNNNNNNNNNNNNNNNNNNNNNNNNNNNNNNNNNNNNNNNNNNNNNNNNNNNNNNNNNNNNNNNNNNNNNNNNNNNNNNNNNNNNNNNNNNNNNNNNNNNNNNNNNNNNNNNNNNNNNNNNNNNNNNNNNNNNNNNNNNNNNNNNNNNNNNNNNNNNNNNNNNNNNNNNNNNNNNNNNNNNNNNNNNNNNNNNNNNNNNNNNNNNNNNNNNNNNNNNNNNNNNNNNNNNNNNNNNNNNNNNNNNNNNNNNNNNNNNNNNNNNNNNNNNNNNNNNNNNNNNNNNNNNNNNNNNNNNNNNNNNNNNNNNNNNNNNNNNNNNNNNNNNNNNNNNNNNNNNNNNNNNNNNNNNNNNNNNNNNNNNNNNNNNNNNNNNNNNNNNNNNNNNNNNNNNNNNNNNNNNNNNNNNNNNNNNNNNNNNNNNNNNNNNNNNNNNNNNNNNNNNNNNNNNNNNNNNNNNNNNNNNNNNNNNNNNNNNNNNNNNNNNNNNNNNNNNNNNNNNNNNNNNNNNNNNNNNNNNNNNNNNNNNNNNNNNNNNNNNNNNNNNNNNNNNNNNNNNNNNNNNNNNNNNNNNNNNNNNNNNNNNNNNNNNNNNNNNNNNNNNNNNNNNNNNNNNNNNNNNNNNNNNNNNNNNNNNNNNNNNNNNNNNNNNNNNNNNNNNNNNNNNNNNNNNNNNNNNNNNNNNNNNNNNNNNNNNNNNNNNNNNNNNNNNNNNNNNNNNNNNNNNNNNNNNNNNNNNNNNNNNNNNNNNNNNNNNNNNNNNNNNNNNNNNNNNNNNNNNNNNNNNNNNNNNNNNNNNNNNNNNNNNNNNNNNNNNNNNNNNNNNNNNNNNNNNNNNNNNNNNNNNNNNNNNNNNNNNNNNNNNNN of Mus pahari chromosome 4, PAHARI_EIJ_v1.1, whole genome shotgun sequence contains these proteins:
- the LOC110320236 gene encoding uncharacterized protein LOC110320236, which translates into the protein MATVASQPGETVETTLQLHFLTSPQPGAVPRLGWRSGPFARSNPTSRGRSIPPEAAGRCGSSARAPHGLRVQSAAHLDARKHAGSGAYLERCFACRERVLGWDPEHRAWGHAQRTRREGFGENAKLKLKFVRPNVRLVRGVYREGLMDQFSLRENKAIDRMNVH